TTTAAAAAGTATGAAGGCAGCATTACAATGAGAATGGCAACAGATATGGTTGCCGTAGAACGTGTTGCAGAAGCTATAAAAATAAAAGGCTGGGTATAAATAAAAAATGGGGGCTTTAGTCCCCATTTTTTATATTGAGAGGAGAGAGTAAATGGAATGTATCCTTGTTGTTAATCCGGGATCTACCTCAACAAAAATTGCTGTGTTTCAAGGTGAAAAAGAAATATTCAATGAAACTATTCGGCATAGCGCTAGCGAGATTAAACAGTATAAAAAAATTATTGATCAACATGAATTTAGGACAAAACTTATTCTAAATACTCTAAAGAGTAAAGGTATTTTGTTAGAAGAAATTTCTGCGATTGGAGCAAGAGGAGGATTACTTTATCCTCTTGAATCTGGTACGTACCTGGTGAACGAAGATATGGTTAACGATCTGAGTAGTGCAAGATACGGAGAGCATGCATCAAATCTTGGCGCTATTATTGCGTATGCTTTTTCAACACAAATAGGCAAACCTGCTTTTATTGTTGATCCTGTTATTGTTGATGAGATGAATGAAATTGCAAAGATTTCTGGTTTCAAGGGGATTAGAAGAGTGTCTATATGGCATGCTTTAAACCAAAAATTTATTGCGCGTCAAGCTGCAAAAGAACTCGGAAAGGCATATGAAGATGCAAATCTTATTGTTGTGCACCTTGGTGGTGGCATATCTATTGCAGCACACTGCAAAGGGAAGGCAGTTGATGTAAATAATGCTTTAAATGGCGACGGGCCATTTTCTCCGGAACGTGCAGGAGGATTGCCTGTAATAGGTCTTGTAAATCTTTGTTATTCAAAAAAATATACTTATGAAGAAATGAAAAAGAACCTTGCAGGGAAAGGTGGGCTTGTTTC
The sequence above is a segment of the Caldisericota bacterium genome. Coding sequences within it:
- the buk gene encoding butyrate kinase encodes the protein MECILVVNPGSTSTKIAVFQGEKEIFNETIRHSASEIKQYKKIIDQHEFRTKLILNTLKSKGILLEEISAIGARGGLLYPLESGTYLVNEDMVNDLSSARYGEHASNLGAIIAYAFSTQIGKPAFIVDPVIVDEMNEIAKISGFKGIRRVSIWHALNQKFIARQAAKELGKAYEDANLIVVHLGGGISIAAHCKGKAVDVNNALNGDGPFSPERAGGLPVIGLVNLCYSKKYTYEEMKKNLAGKGGLVSHLGINSAIEVEKRIKDGDKHTRLVYEAMAYQIAKTIGEVSTVLQGNVDAIIITGGIAYSKILT